In a single window of the Pocillopora verrucosa isolate sample1 chromosome 4, ASM3666991v2, whole genome shotgun sequence genome:
- the LOC131774682 gene encoding uncharacterized protein: protein MKTIQRLFLLWMMASVVEGHHLCPMAQNFWKLSTSGEFKACIPCPECPEGNGLNIQCGSSITDDTKIECVQCKENVTYSNSHGVESCKPCQDCGLRNVLQECTSDQNRKCGRKCPKGYFFDGHITDCRETTPATVSTTTFSIQPSPSIWPQLSSPLGGGSSTAIVASMKDLFSVESVTSTSIASTPSVKPQRSSLMSVLSPLVLGNRSSTSIEFTQVIMPQPSSLYRGIVSTSIPGGIGVPIPKGNDASASVPGKKKTQGRKGKALTLLTILGIIGSIVFIVIFTPTAIVCWIKCRISEKTKPEQTDPAGILLNPLRDTENSPSRSLPETVGSFQNNTDSAESLMASQGSESLDVRYDGQGDDKDFVLTNDIPEDFKLADFPYDVEDSILQLDSDSSPVQKNWKHVAYEYGITKQTIQVLERECRKPGVSAIRLLIEKLCSYKCATLKEFVDVLQELERNDVANDIISWFRQKQDRCSEEGKN from the exons ATG aaaacaatTCAACGTCTGTTTCTTCTCTGGATGATGGCATCCGTGGTAGAAGGTCATCACTTATGTCCAATGGCTCAAAACTTTTGGAAACTGAGTACCAGCGGTGAATTCAAAGCATGTATACCGTGTCCAGAGTGTCCTGAGGGTAACGGGCTGAACATTCAATGTGGTTCATCGATCACAGATGATACTAAGATAGAATGCGTCCAATGCAAAGAAAACGTGACCTACTCCAATAGCCATGGAGTGGAAAGCTGCAAACCCTGTCAGGACTGCGGTCTACGAAATGTCCTTCAAGAATGTACCTCGGACCAAAATCGCAAATGTGGACGTAAATGTCCCAAAGGGTATTTCTTTGATGGCCACATCACTGATTGCAGAGAAACTACGCCAGCAACAGTCTCAACCACAACTTTTTCAATACAACCTTCTCCTAGCATTTGGCCACAACTTTCATCTCCTTTAGGCGGCGGCTCGTCTACAGCAATTGTAGCGTCTATGAAAGATTTATTCTCAGTAGAAAGTGTTACCTCGACGAGTATAGCGTCGACTCCAAGTGTAAAGCCACAGCGTTCATCGCTGATGAGCGTTTTGTCTCCACTGGTACTAGGAAACCGTTCCTCTACAAGCATAGAATTCACGCAGGTTATCATGCCACAACCATCGTCATTGTATCGTGGAATCGTATCAACTTCGATTCCTGGAGGTATAGGAGTTCCAATACCTAAAGGAAACGACGCCTCTGCAAGTGTTCCggggaaaaaaaagactcaGGGACGGAAAGGCAAAGCTTTGACACTGTTGACTATATTGGGAATAATAGGATCGATAGTTTTTATCGTCATCTTTACACCGACTGCAATAGTTTGCTGGATAAAATGCAGAATTTCTGAGAAGACAAAGCCAGAACAGACAG ATCCTGCTGGAATACTACTGAACCCCTTACGAGACACTGAGAATTCACCGAGCCGCTCTTTGCCAG AAACCGTTGGCTCGTTTCAAAACAACACTGACTCTGCTGAAAGTTTAATGGCTTCTCAAGGAAGTGAGTCCTTAGATG TTCGCTATGATGGTCAAGGAGACGACAAAGATTTTGTTCTTACGAATGACATCCCCGAAG ACTTCAAGCTCGCCGACTTTCCATATGATGTCGAGGATTCTATTCTGCAACTAGATTCTGATTCCTCGCCAGTCCAAAAGAACTGGAAACATGTCGCTTACGAGTATGGAATTACCAAACAAACCATTCAGGTGTTGGAGAGAGAGTGCAGGAAGCCAGGAGTCAGCGCAATAAGgcttttgattgaaaagttgTGTAGTTACAAATGCGCGACTCTAAAAGAGTTCGTAGACGTCCTCCAGGAGCTGGAACGCAACGAT
- the LOC131774702 gene encoding uncharacterized protein produces MMASVVEGQSPCSLAKNFWIVNSSGEFIECRPCPDCPEGLGLNIQCGSSTTSHTKIECVQCKETKTYSDSHGVESCKPCQNCGRRNVLQECTSVQNRKCGRKCPKGYFFDGHITDCRETTPAIISTTTLSIEPTPSIWPQLSSPIGGGSSTAITASMKVLFSIKSATSTSIASAPSIKPQRSSLISFSSAEIPGSAEVPLLIGNRSSPSVEFTQGIMPQPSSLYRGIVSTSIPEGVELPILKGNDASASFSEKKETQGRKSKALTLLIILGIRGAIVLIVIFTPPAVLCWMKFRMSKKTRPEHEDSARIPLNPFRVTENSPSCSLLDFKLADFPYDVEDVILQLDSDSSPVQKNWRHVAHRFEISKQDIQLLETESRKPGVSAIRLLIEKLCSFKCTTLKEFVDVLQELERNDVANDIISWFRQKQDRCSEEGKN; encoded by the exons ATGATGGCATCTGTAGTAGAAGGTCAATCCCCATGTTCATTGGCTAAAAACTTTTGGATAGTAAATAGCAGCGGTGAATTCATAGAATGCAGACCGTGCCCAGACTGCCCTGAGGGTCTCGGGCTGAACATTCAATGTGGCTCATCGACCACAAGTCATACTAAGATAGAATGTGTCCAGTGTAAAGAAACAAAGACCTACTCCGATAGCCATGGAGTGGAAAGCTGCAAACCCTGTCAGAACTGCGGTCGACGAAATGTCCTTCAAGAATGCACCTCGGTCCAAAATCGCAAATGCGGCCGTAAATGTCCCAAAGGGTATTTCTTTGATGGCCACATCACTGATTGCAGAGAAACTACCCCAGCAATAATCTCAACCACGACTTTGTCAATAGAGCCTACTCCTAGTATCTGGCCACAACTTTCATCTCCTATTGGCGGTGGCTCGTCTACAGCAATTACAGCGTCtatgaaagttttattttcaataaaaagtgcTACCTCGACAAGTATAGCGTCGGCTCCAAGCATAAAGCCACAGCGTTCATCGCTGATAAGCTTTTCGTCTGCAGAAATTCCAGGGTCTGCTGAAGTTCCACTGTTAATAGGAAACCGTTCCTCTCCAAGCGTAGAATTCACACAGGGCATCATGCCACAACCATCGTCATTGTATCGTGGAATTGTATCAACTTCGATTCCTGAAGGTGTAGAACTTCCAATACTAAAAGGAAACGACGCCTCTGCAagtttctcggaaaaaaaagagactcaGGGACGGAAAAGCAAAGCTTTGACACTGTTGATTATATTGGGAATAAGAGGAGCGATAGTTTTGATCGTCATTTTTACACCGCCTGCAGTACTTTGCTGGATGAAATTTAGAATGTCTAAGAAGACAAGGCCAGAACATGAAG ATTCTGCTAGAATACCACTAAACCCCTTTCGAGTCACTGAGAATTCACCAAGCTGTTCTTTGCTGG ACTTCAAGCTCGCCGACTTTCCATATGATGTCGAGGATGTTATTCTGCAACTAGATTCTGATTCCTCACCAGTTCAAAAGAACTGGAGACATGTCGCTCACAGGTTTGAAATTTCCAAACAAGACATTCAGCTGTTGGAGACAGAGAGCAGAAAGCCAGGAGTAAGCGCAATAAGgcttttgattgaaaagttgTGCAGTTTCAAATGTACGACTCTAAAAGAGTTCGTAGACGTCCTCCAGGAGCTGGAACGCAACGATGTTGCCAACGACATTATCAGCTGGTTTAGGCAAAAACAGGACAGATGTTCAGAGGAGGGTAAGAATTGA